From the genome of Nicotiana sylvestris chromosome 2, ASM39365v2, whole genome shotgun sequence, one region includes:
- the LOC138885348 gene encoding uncharacterized protein: MTGTYFAPTLSLSGSTSQVVNHDVNHSYFLHSSDALGMTLVTSPFDERGFSSWRRSILIALSAKNKLGFINGVCDGPTLGSKDHAQWSRCNDIVTSWLLNSLTKEIGDNVIYSKSAKELWNSLEHMLWDELDSLNSHLGCTCTCMCEGKKKVAKFLEDQRVIQFLMGLNNVYAHARGNILLMIPLPIMDHAYSFLLHDESQREIYVSPQYPSDGTFFMVGTPGKFNHRKNNHKTWGTPQKQGNNKNIQQKFKKKTKYNPNVSRTHRMRTWHIRADCYRLIGFPNDFQFTRLTNYQPPIKENAVMEGQENKEKTSACIEGNMSNHNQFFSKEQVSELVNIIKKIIDSGACFDASSFINFTSLPVPLNISLPNSFQLCVTYIGSVSIQPDMVLHRVLHVPSFNFYSKREKFSVVSTFVSFPVPIVANATSNGEYVLTTTYLTNRIPSKVLKGLTAYEVLLGKQPNYDSLKIFGYLWYASTLSHNKGKFEPRAKGCVSRICLESERIQSLFLEMSGTFPHAPTESSSSPISPSFFPTLSTTQLSSSSPSNTSKCPTSHTPTNITLTPSKSTHVSYPSYSFTRIFSPSSITTRTPIPVHPPPVRKFDRVSQKPPYLDDYICNNIFLSNLSSCLSKPLNPTASSFGALSMNNQHLLTSISSISEPTNYLQASTHHG; the protein is encoded by the exons ATGACTGGAACATATTTCGCACCTACTCTTTCTCTTTCTGGTTCAACCAGTCAAGTTGTGAATCATGATGTCAACCATTCTTACTTTCTTCACTCTTCAGATGCACTTGGGATGACTCTTGTCACCTCACCTTTTGATGAAAGAGGATTTTCAAGCTGGAGAAGATCCATTCTGATTGCACTGTCAGCTAAAAACAAATTGGGGTTCATCAATGGGGTTTGTGATGGGCCTACTTTGGGTTCAAAGGATCATGCACAATGGAGTAGGTGCAATGATATTGTCACCTCGTGGCTGCTCAACTCTCTAACTAAGGAAATAGGAGACAATGTCATTTATTCCAAGTCTGCAAAAGAGCTTTGGAATAGTCTTGAGCATAT GCTGTGGGATGAATTAGATTCATTGAACTCACATCTGGGATGCACCTGTACTTGTATGTGTGAAGGGAAAAAGAAGGTGGCCAAGTTTCTAGAGGATCAGAGAGTCATTCAATTCCTTATGGGATTGAATAATGTGTATGCGCATGCAAGAGGAAACATCCTCCTGATGATCCCACTTCCAATCATGGATCATGCCTACTCTTTCCTTCTGCATGATGAAAGTCAAAGGGAAATATATGTTAGCCCACAGTATCCATCAGATGGGACATTTTTCATGGTAGGAACTCCAGGGAAGTTCAATCATAGAAAAAACAATCACAAGACCTGGGGaactcctcagaaacagggaaaCAATAAGAATATACAACAGAAATTTAAGAAGAAGACAAAGTACAATCCCAATGTGAGTCGTACTCACCGTATGAGAACATGGCATATTAGGGCAGATTGCTACAGACTAATAGGCTTTCCTAATGATTTTCAATTTACAAGATTAACAAATTATCAACCTCCAATAAAAGAGAATGCAGTGATGGAAGGACAGGAAAATAAAGAGAAAACCAGTGCTTGCATTGAAGGAAACATGAGCAATCATAACCAATTTTTCAGTAAGGAGCAGGTGTCTGAATTGGTGAACATCATCAAGAAA ATTATTGACTCAGGGGCTTGTTTTGATGCTAGTTCCTTCATAAATTTTACCTCTCTGCCTGTACCTTTGAATATTAGTTTACCTAATTCATTTCAGTTATGTGTTACATACATAGGTAGTGTGTCTATTCAACCTGATATGGTTCTTCATAGAGTGCTTCATGTCCCTTCTTTCAA TTTCTATTCCAAAAGGGAGAAATTCAGTGTTGTTTCTACTTTTGTTTCTTTTCCAGTACCTATAGTTGCTAATGCTACATCTAAT GGAGAATATGTGTTGACAACAACCTATTTAACTAACAGAATACCTTCTAAGGTTTTGAAGGGTCTAACAGCATATGAGGTTCTTCTTGGTAAACAACCCAACTATGATTCACTCAAGATTTTTGGATACCTGTGGTATGCATCAACTTTGTCTCACAACAAGGGTAAGTTTGAGCCTAGAGCAAAGGGTTGTGTTTCTAGGATATGCCTAGAATCAGAAAGGATACAAAGTTTGTTTCTAGAGATGTCAG GCACTTTTCCTCATGCCCCAACAGAATCCTCTTCTAGCCCTATCTCACCATCATTCTTTCCCACATTATCTACAACTCAGCTTTCCTCTTCATCACCCAGCAACACATCTAAGTGTCCTACTTCCCATACTCCAACCAATATCACTCTTACACCCTCTAAATCCACTCATGTTTCATATCCTTCTTACTCATTTACCAGGATATTTTCTCCCTCATCAATCACTACCAGAACACCTATTCCAGTTCATCCTCCCCCAGTGAGAAAGTTTGACAGGGTATCTCAGAAACCACCTTACTTAGATGACTACATCTGCAACAACATTTTCCTATCTAACCTCAGTTCCTGTCTATCTAAGCCTCTCAATCCTACTGCCTCCTCCTTTGGAGCACTTTCTATGAATAATCAACACCTTCTCACTTCTATTTCTTCTATTTCTGAACCTACCAACTATCTACAGGCTTCTACACATCATGGGTGA